In a single window of the Tigriopus californicus strain San Diego chromosome 2, Tcal_SD_v2.1, whole genome shotgun sequence genome:
- the LOC131877140 gene encoding protein bark beetle-like has product MFWGLALIGPVLALAIVPVNSVTQVNVTEINTRVEWTLDDSPYEVENDLLVLDRGELVIAPGVEIQFRAQVGITVRGVLKAEGTEENKIRFIPREPIHPKQTNRTIRLVDGPTVNEGVIQILDQGWWRSVCTNSKNWTAIDMGVACKQLGFQGGEWYHWYPHLNQTRQILFEEPECYGTEARIEDCRFQRRKFGSGVCDLHPNLGLRCLPFHHRDDPSSDGHWRGLRFESASFRKDLTSDNTLYVSNSKSRLTHVEIIGAGSGRYLGKSNTTSAIETWGVPPIMEHMLVTNSAYNGINITQPGGLVSIAYSNITYNRGYGIYVNSTKGTVSIFNTSVTKNFADGIKYFFHDFRPETKLIDGVDIHDFCTYSTTYSQTYPFLMVAEQYGDSTVNRSCSKRFYTSHGYVLTLHFVHFMAKTNDGVTLEIRDGSDASARLIKEIQVKNYTRPESLVTTGNNLFITFKAEPKLASEVFLEVTAGPKKAYDINVTNSVIEDNAGRGIWVEWMRSAAHIHKSTIQRHNYVAGLHVSGGAGDVNVTHSVISNNYVDGINVTYGGGHTNVSWSTVSDNVGMGVALWINETTVNFPVKQEMTVSYSNISLNHDIGVLVGNYCGPAIVNISGNYFDDGRYIGLEILSCWRDTLLEHVPEGVTDIFIGHNFFRGHERVALKMSPLVRAQGQIVHNDFRGNNDGCLYIYNKDDFILEIQKAQLLIEENRFLENSGRFVLNLGLSHYDFKKIQNLNMRFNWVQQNRISEPWHDLNARSMVAAVVVIGSDNVQIHRNLIENPASRYEIGSHLVEPNTQIKCENNWLGFKEEQFVWERVFDRDDRYNLAKINYVPYLLSNNINTELILEKPEWEHQFIDSDNFEIGGEVTGVEELKRDGVYLVRRDINVRPNGRLKITPGVKLQFEHSVGMMVSGELITEGDLKGGKPVFTLHEPMPVNGTVSKIRLVGGKSSREGRLQVRINDQWGTVCNHGWTVHSAALACQQMGWVLNPEDWDLKPDEIPLVGSDHPILLSNVRCGPLDTDVTSCKLSEGTDMMHNSCTHEDDVGLRCYGLSWSGVRLGMTAKRSKLFDVHIEKAGLYDFRLHEFKAALQVDFSHHVFEHIVVADNDYDGLGVYYSDIYHPDKVNIIKNSQFLNNKRHGVSFRQVGMVLNNCEIVNNRGSGIHHDAMLDKLEQRELSEWMSLKRERDEKLVFDIPSKDNKGTTAGDPIIIPEGESLLIETKTFNESTEKTYYIRAERDEFVLGMQLINPFHNYTSEVLLVYDFKEVTLEGGIEVWNISRDIASFPTISSSYAISLKYESGSNALGGMMFLITPINCANLPGNCNTRAYYVNPLHRDRIVPGSFSRLTVQKSVISRNGRGISTVHYNRFLGHDNQIYLRKSNESIEVFDSEISFSDREAIHVFTPFREIHPYNITEITFMINRTRFLDNTGGIYQYSKDLRDSNNLFHWVLRENVFERNGGGGIDITLPYVWQYNANYTHTIHLDSNVMVQNKDFGLTIRGHFARVYIVNNTIFDNFCRGGLLALRGMEKESWIFANNIQNNDGIYMAEFELDSHSEILGFVEAYFTQNVIQNNQHSHEAYDHPYHPASYAVSIKGVQKFNITDNLFGNNGLDYELLAGVNTARVSNYLNVERNFWGTPNLELIRERIFDFDDWNSYAIASFLPYFLENSFESSLSTSFDQNPPLDLDRLGGRLYESLRLIARPGRPYVIQSDLTVMPDATLVIEPGAELQFYPSVGILVLGTLHAQGRMEQNIIFKPVEPHIQKQQKQQHLQHSKTKRAPSIQRPMTALNSDEIDVRLCIADKNGTVCPPETDQGFLEIFNRTTHQWVPICDKRFAERNAQVICKQLGFDFLNVYLDFDQRIEYNALSLVRTIFWPEPFQCTGNEKRLADCPLRMDGENQEYGREFQCNWKSKDFVFIHCGKPNLDPNYSYWGGIRFSVKEFEQELFHERIHDAVTHSTLEKHQSTLEYVQIVGAGILHGEKSPAVQVVMKSPLLASLNISHCAHDGINLVSPSKTMNMLYNKIENNMGIGLSAAVMTGEVRQEELSAFVPIEHIPIPYHNFGLVDICDPQKEIVVEERILLYYKYDNYPVDCVKTFSSIYDVKPIGFRLLQYQLVNGTNEAWTADNIALYDGDIYNVSSAKIVELKVDGSTLDRSLYRTSRTNAMGIKFHSTGSREDLGFLAEVVTLPISVAGIDRDIRHNISFSVFENNQRGAVYYTSAGEINPIITMQRNRFAANCVSLYGNFSTCQSAIHLDIQNTQDVFFYNNFVNKNIGGLSIQAGSSGTATAMRGLLHNNVFEGNEKKSTLEVSGRQTSPYQEVAMFRNYFTRNNVTHEPVLKLTQVVCNVSHNTVHNNYGKSIMDVTGFNNVRLPIYQSFTHNGFYNNIAYGLHCEKTALGHCRWGSRATIVAGSAGQEYVDNVFYNRNNDYELVTLNRSEYDVWKTPINAKYNYWAYNETYAVAGRIKDLHDEDGLLEVDFTPFQMNNKSLLSGKCQPGWTLLGDTCFMYLGGPMSFQQANEFCAKDNATLPTIRNFRQYYQLTHYLETQQDDWRYYDMVWINDLDNQLCNVFVDGSVKSVSCDFMLPTLCEMDEHVRLSAPTSVAELQKEVIYSMIAVGLMLLLVFVMCCLWCNKSKQRKQERFGRRNSIRLSKSSLGSRSIASMASTNFSEVNYRRRLYQQPNGGGANRIVSNSSYDTLAEKRSLALNSTADDDLRSYEVFEAHNPTNTNPFGSHLSPNQSQQTFADMHNVHYSMSDGGAASQSQYFQPNGAVRETPVPTYDNSAFRPDSSAGHHTHNSPWQGTSNTWGKNQNMRDETPYTTSSFGTQPLPGVPGTQERMVKSEEDQEDRNPFRGDMDMSRRSSATNLLDPSPFDGPNMSTLDSNTNRSTFKVGDRDQNDSAYSGNIPSVPGYAQPFAHLDRPSDPPPSPPSPEKKVVPALAVPPPKPDRSHLLDSSFDEDRMASRPTRSRSVDQILETNLDSDSSWDDPVPLGSVNKSRTESNLLETDM; this is encoded by the exons ATGTTTTGGGGGTTGGCCCTCATCGGGCCGGTTTTGGCCTTGGCAATTGTACCGGTGAATTCCGTGACTCAAGTGAATGTCACAGAAATCAATACAAGGGTGGAGTGGACTCTGGACGACAGCCCATACGAGGTGGAAAATGACCTGCTCGTGTTGGACCGAGGTGAACTTGTCATCGCACCTGGAGTGGAGATCCAATTCCGAGCCCAGGTGGGAATTACAGTCCGAGGCGTCTTGAAAGCCGAGGGAACCGAGGAGAATAAGATCCGTTTCATTCCCCGAGAACCCATTCACCCTAAGCAAACCAACCGAACCATTCGATTGGTTGATGGTCCCACGGTAAACGAAGGGGTCATTCAAATCCTGGATCAGGGTTGGTGGCGATCTGTGTGCACAAATTCGAAGAATTGGACTGCCATCGATATGGGAGTGGCTTGTAAGCAATTAGGCTTCCAAGGAGGAGAATGGTACCATTGGTATCCTCATTTGAACCAGACGCGTCAGATCTTATTTGAAGAGCCAG aGTGCTATGGAACTGAGGCCAGAATCGAGGACTGTCGATTTCAACGTCGAAAATTTGGCTCCGGGGTTTGCGATCTGCACCCAAATTTGGGGTTGCGATGTCTTCCGTTTCACCATAGAGATGATCCATCGTCAGATGGCCATTGGCGGGGACTCCGATTCGAAAGTGCCTCTTTCAGAAAAGATCTGACTAGTGACAACACTTTGTACGTGTCCAATTCAAAGTCTCGGTTGACCCACGTGGAAATTATTGGAGCAGGCAGCGGCAGATATCTGGGAAAAAGCAATACCACTTCGGCCATTGAAACATGGGGTGTACCACCTATCATGGAGCACATGCTAGTCACAAACTCTGCTTATAATG GCATTAACATAACTCAACCGGGTGGACTGGTATCCATTGCCTATAGTAACATCACTTATAATCGGGGTTATGGAATATATGTGAACTCCACAAAAGGCACGGTGTCCATCTTCAACACGTCTGTGACCAAGAACTTTGCCGATGGAATCAAATACTTCTTTCACGATTTCCGTCCGGAGACCAAACTCATCGACGGCGTGGATATTCATGATTTCTGCACATATTCCACCACGTACAGTCAAACCTATCCATTTCTCATGGTAGCTGAGCAATATGGTGACAGCACAGTGAATAG ATCTTGCAGTAAACGATTCTATACCAGCCATGGCTACGTGCTAACGCTCCACTTCGTTCATTTTATGGCGAAAACTAACGATGGTGTGACTTTAGAGATTCGCGATGGAAGCGACGCATCTGCTAGACTTATCAAAGAAATCCAAGTCAAGAACTACACACGTCCTGAGAGCTTAGTCACCACGGGCAATAACTTGTTCATCACGTTCAAAGCTGAGCCTAAATTGGCCTCTGAAGTGTTCCTGGAGGTAACCGCTGGGCCTAAAAAAGCTTATGACATCAACGTGACCAACTCGGTGATTGAGGACAACGCCGGGAGGGGAATCTGGGTGGAGTGGATGAGAAGTGCAGCACACATTCACAAGTCCACCATTCAACGACATAATTACGTGGCAGGCTTACATGTTAGTGGGGGAGCCGGTGATGTTAACGTGACCCATTCAGTGATATCCAATAACTATGTCGATGGCATCAACGTCACTTATGGGGGTGGACATACCAACGTGTCCTGGTCAACCGTCAGTGATAACGTGGGTATGGGTGTGGCGTTGTGGATCAACGAAACCACCGTCAATTTCCCGGTCAAACAGGAGATGACAGTGTCGTATTCAAACATCTCACTGAACCACGATATTGGTGTTCTTGTTGGAAACTATTGCGGACCAGCCATTGTGAACATCAGTGGCAACTATTTTGACGATGGGAGATACATTGGATTAGAGATTTTGTCTTGCTGGAGAGACACACTCTTGGAACACGTACCCGAAGGCGTCACCGATATTTTCATCGGTCATAACTTCTTCAGAGGGCACGAGCGAGTGGCTCTTAAGATGAGTCCTTTGGTGCGTGCACAAGGCCAAATTGTCCACAACGACTTCCGAGGCAACAACGATGGTTGTCTTTACATTTACAATAAAGACGACTTCATTCTAGAAATCCAGAAGGCGCAGTTGTTGATTGAGGAAAACAGATTCTTAGAGAATTCAGGTCGCTTTGTTCTCAATCTTGGTCTGTCGCATTacgatttcaaaaagattcaaaatctCAACATGCGCTTCAATTGGGTGCAACAGAATCGGATAAGTGAGCCTTGGCATGACTTAAACGCACGTAGCATGGTGGCTGCAGTTGTGGTCATCGGATCGGATAACgttcaaattcataggaatttgattgagaatcCTGCCTCTCGTTACGAGATCGGGTCGCATCTTGTGGAACCCAATACCCAGATTAAGTGCGAAAATAACTGGCTGGGCTTTAAAGAAGAGCAATTCGTCTGGGAACGGGTGTTTGATCGAGACGATCGCTAcaacttggccaagatcaacTATGTACCGTACCTCCTTTCCAACAACATCAATACAGAATTAATTTTAGAAAAGCCGGAGTGGGAACATCAGTTCATAGACTCTGACAACTTTGAAATCGGAGGAGAGGTCACTGGAGTAGAAGAGCTCAAACGAGATGGGGTGTACCTGGTCCGCCGAGACATCAATGTCAGACCCAATGGGCGCCTCAAAATCACCCCTGGTGTGAAACTCCAGTTCGAACACAGCGTGGGCATGATGGTGTCCGGGGAATTGATCACGGAAGGAGACCTCAAAGGGGGCAAGCCCGTGTTCACTCTACATGAGCCAATGCCTGTCAACGGTACCGTTTCCAAGATCAGATTAGTTGGAGGCAAATCCAGTCGAGAGGGCCGCCTCCAAGTCCGAATCAATGATCAATGGGGCACTGTGTGCAATCACGGCTGGACGGTTCATTCCGCTGCTTTGGCTTGTCAACAAATGGGATGGGTTTTGAATCCAGAGGATTGGGATCTCAAGCCCGACGAGATTCCATTAGTTGGTTCGGACCATCCCATCCTCTTGAGCAACGTGAGATGTGGTCCGTTGGATACGGATGTGACATCCTGCAAGCTGAGTGAAGGAACAGATATGATGCATAACTCTTGCACTCACGAAGATGATGTCGGTTTGAGGTGCTATGGTCTCTCATGGAGTGGGGTCCGATTAGGCATGACTGCTAAACGGAGTAAGCTCTTCGACGTGCATATTGAGAAGGCTGGCTTGTACGATTTTCGACTTCATGAGTTCAAGGCAGCCTTGCAAGTGGATTTCAGTCACCACGTGTTCGAGCACATTGTTGTAGCTGACAATGATTACGATGGTTTGGGGGTGTATTACTCGGACATTTATCATCCGGACAAGGTCAACATCATCAAGAACTCTCAATTTCTCAACAACAAGAGACATGGAGTCAGTTTCCGTCAAGTGGGCATGGTTCTTAACAACTGCGAGATTGTGAACAACCGTGGAAGTGGGATCCACCACGACGCCATGTTggacaaattggaacaaagggAGCTATCAGAATGGATGTCCCTCAAACGAGAACGAGACGAGAAGTTGGTGTTTGACATTCCATCCAAAGATAACAAGGGCACCACTGCTGGAGACCCAATCATCATTCCTGAGGGAGAATCGCTCCTAATTGAAACCAAG ACATTCAATGAATCCACGGAAAAGACCTATTACATACGAGCCGAGAGAGACGAATTCGTATTGGGGATGCAACTCATTAATCCATTCCACAATTACACATCCGAAGTACTTCTCGTCTATGACTTCAAGGAAGTCACTTTGGAGGGAGGGATTGAG GTTTGGAACATTTCCCGGGATATTGCAAGCTTCCCAACGATTAGTTCAAGTTATGCTATATCCCTTAAATACGAAAGTGGTTCTAATGCCCTGGGTGGAATGATGTTCCTCATAACGCCAATCAATTGTGCCAATCTACCAGGGAACTGCAACACGAGAGCATACTATGTCAACCCTCTTCATCGTGATAGAATCGTCCCAGGATCGTTCTCGAG GTTAACCGTTCAAAAGAGTGTGATATCCAGGAACGGTCGGGGCATCTCGACAGTCCACTACAATCGGTTCTTGGGTCATGACAATCAAATCTACTTGAGAAAATCAAACGAATCGATCGAAGTGTTTGATTCAGAAATATCTTTCTCGGATCGAGAGGCCATCCACGTGTTCACACCTTTTCGTGAGATCCATCCTTACAATATCACGGAAATTACGTTCATGATCAATCGAACACGCTTCTTGGACAATACTGGAGGAATCTATCAGTATTCCAAAGACCTCAGAGATTCCAACAACCTCTTTCACTGGGTGCTCCGTGAGAATGTCTTTGAGCGTAATGGTGGTGGAGGCATTGACATCACATTGCCATATGTATGGCAATACAACGCCAATTACACACACACTATCCACTTGGATAGCAACGTCATGGTTCAGAACAAGGATTTTGGCCTCACTATTCGCGGCCATTTCGCTCGAGTCTATATTGTGAACAATACCATCTTCGACAACTTTTGTCGTGGCGGTCTTTTGGCGCTTCGAGGAATGGAAAAGGAGTCTTGGATCTTCGCGAACAACATCCAAAACAACGACGGAATTTACATGGctgaatttgagttggattCTCACTCGGAGATCTTAGGATTTGTCGAGGCTTATTTCACGCAGAACGTCATCCAAAACAATCAACACTCTCATGAGGCCTACGACCATCCTTACCATCCAGCCAGCTACGCTGTTAGCATTAAAGGTGTTCAAAAGTTCAACATCACCGACAATCTGTTTGGTAACAACGGACTTGATTATGAACTACTTGCGGGCGTTAACACGGCCAGAGTTTCGAATTATCTCAACGTAGAAAGGAACTTCTGGGGAACACCTAATTTGGAACTCATTCGGGAGAGGATTTTTGACTTTGACGATTGGAACTCGTATGCCATTGCATCTTTTCTACCTTATTTCCTGGAAAATAGTTTCGAAAGCTCGCTCTCGACTTCGTTTGATCAAAACCCACCTTTGGACTTGGACCGATTAGGGGGTCGTTTATATGAATCCCTTCGCTTGATTGCCCGCCCCGGAAGACCATATGTGATTCAATCCGATCTTACCGTGATGCCAGATGCCACATTGGTGATTGAACCTGGAGCAGAATTACAGTTCTATCCGAGCGTGGGCATTCTCGTTCTGGGCACACTTCACGCCCAAGGGCGAATGgagcaaaatatcattttcaaaccgGTGGAACCACATATTCAAAAACAACAGAAGCAACAACATCTCCAGCACTCGAAAACGAAACGGGCCCCAAGCATTCAAAGACCCATGACAGCCCTCAACAGTGACGAAATTGACGTTCGACTGTGCATTGCCGACAAAAACGGGACAGTCTGCCCTCCTGAAACCGATCAAGGTTTTTTGGAAATCTTCAATCGCACGACCCATCAGTGGGTTCCAATTTGTGACAAGCGCTTCGCGGAACGCAATGCCCAAGTGATTTGCAAGCAATTGGGCTTTGATTTTCTCAATGTGTACCTCGACTTTGACCAGAGGATCGAATACAATGCCCTGTCTTTGGTGCGAACCATATTTTGGCCAGAGCCCTTTCAATGCACGGGCAATGAAAAACGATTGGCTGACTGTCCCCTCAGAATGGATGGCGAAAATCAAGAATACGGGCGTGAATTTCAGTGCAATTGGAAATCCaaagattttgttttcattcattgtgggAAGCCCAACCTGGATCCGAATTACTCGTATTGGGGCGGCATCCGATTTTCGGTGAAGGAGTTTGAGCAAGAGCTCTTCCATGAGCGCATCCACGATGCTGTTACGCACTCAACTCTAGAAAAGCACCAATCCACCCTTGAATATGTTCAA ATTGTTGGAGCTGGTATTCTCCATGGGGAGAAGTCTCCTGCCGTTCAAGTGGTGATGAAATCGCCCCTTTTGGCCAGTTTAAACATATCTCATTGCGCCCACGATGGCATCAATTTGGTGTCTCCTTCGAAAACTATGAACATGCTTTACAATAAGATAGAGAATAACATGGGGATTGGCTTGAGTGCTGCCGTGATGACAGGAGAGGTTCGCCAAGAAGAACTTTCCGCATTTGTTCCCATTGAGCACATTCCCATTCCGTATCATAACTTTGGATTGGTTGACATTTGTGACCCACAAAAGGAAATTGTCGTCGAAGAGAGAATTTTGCTTTACTATAAGTACGATAATTACCCTG TGGATTGTGTTAAGACGTTTTCAAGCATTTATGACGTCAAGCCCATTGGATTCAGGCTCCTACAATATCAGCTGGTCAATGGAACAAACGAGGCTTGGACTGCAGACAATATCGCACTCTACGACGGCGATATCTATAATGTTTCATCCGCTAAGATCGTGGAGCTTAAG GTGGACGGTAGTACCTTGGATCGAAGCTTGTACAGAACAAGCCGAACCAATGCCATGGGGATCAAGTTTCATTCCACAGGATCGAGAGAAGATTTGGGATTCTTAGCTGAAGTGGTGACCTTGCCAATATCCGTGGCAGGTATCGATCGAGATATCCGTCACAATATATCGTTTTCTGTTTTCGAGAACAACCAACGTGGAGCGGTTTATTATACTTCAGCCGGGGAAATCAATCCCATTATCACGATGCAACGGAATCGCTTTGCCGCAAATTGTGTTTCACTTTACGGTAACTTCAGTACTTGTCAATCTGCCATCCATTTGGATATTCAGAACACGCAGGATGTTTTCTTCTACAACAATTTCGTGAACAAGAACATAGGAGGACTCTCCATTCAAGCTGGAAG TAGTGGAACGGCAACTGCCATGCGGGGACTCCTTCACAATAACGTTTTTGAagggaatgaaaagaaatcaactTTGGAGGTATCTGGACGACAAACCAGCCCCTATCAGGAAGTCGCTATGTTCCGAAATTATTTTACCCGGAACAATGTCACCCACGAACCAGTACTCAAGCTTACTCAGGTGGTTTGTAATGTGAGTCACAACACCGTCCACAATAACTACGGCAAGTCGATCATGGATGTGACTGGATTCAACAACGTCCGTTTGCCTATCTATCAAAGTTTCACCCATAATGGCTTCTACAACAATATTGCGTATGGGCTTCATTGTGAAAAAACTGCCCTTGGTCATTGCCGATGGGGAAGTCGAGCTACAATTGTAGCCGGCTCTGCTGGGCAAGAATATGTTGACAATGTTTTCTACAACCG GAACAATGACTATGAGCTAGTCACTTTGAACCGATCCGAGTATGATGTATGGAAGACTCCAATCAATGCCAAATACAACTATTGGGCATACAATGAAACCTACGCGGTGGCTGGACGGATAAAAGATCTCCATGACGAAGATGGTCTTTTGGAAGTCGACTTCACGCCGTTCcaaatgaacaacaaaag tTTACTCAGTGGGAAATGTCAGCCAGGTTGGACGCTTCTCGGAGACACATGTTTCATGTATCTGGGAGGTCCAATGTCTTTCCAACAAGCTAACGAGTTCTGTGCCAAAGACAACGCTACACTTCCCACTATTCGGAACTTTCGTCAATACTATCAGCTCACTCATTACCTTGAGACCCAACAAGACGATTGGCGCTACTACGACATGGTATGGATCAATGATTTGGACAACCAGTTGTGCAACGTGTTTGTGGATGGAAGTGTAAAGAGCGTGTCGTGTGACTTTATGCTGCCCACCTTATGTGAAATGGATGAGCATGTCCGGTTATCGGCTCCCACGTCGGTCGCTGAGCTGCAAAAAGAGGTGATCTACTCAATGATTGCCGTTGGTTTAATGTTGCTTCTCGTTTTCGTTATGTGTTGTCTTTGGTGCAATAAGTCGAagcaaagaaaacaggagcgatTCGGCCGGCGAAACTCCATTCGCCTATCCAAAAGCTCTCTGGGGTCTAGATCTATAGCTTCGATGGCCAGTACcaactttagtgaagtcaACTACCGACGGAGACTTTACCAACAACCGAATGGGGGTGGAGCAAACCGGATCGTGTCAAATAGTAGCTATGACACTTTGGCTGAGAAGCGATCTCTGGCCCTAAATTCAACCGCTGATGATGATCTTCGTTCTTATGAAGTGTTCGAAGCCCATAATCCCACGAACACCAATCCTTTTGGAAGCCATCTCTCGCCTAATCAAAGTCAGCAGACGTTTGCCGATATGCATAACGTCCACTATTCCATGTCGGACGGAGGAGCTGCTTCCCAATCACAGTATTTCCAACCCAATGGTGCCGTTCGAGAAACGCCCGTTCCAACCTACGACAATTCAGCTTTCCGACCCGACTCAAGTGCCGGTCACCATACCCATAACTCGCCGTGGCAAGGCACATCAAACACTTGGGGCAAAAACCAGAATATGCGCGACGAAACGCCATACACGACTTCTTCATTTGGAACTCAGCCTCTTCCAGGGGTTCCAGGGACCCAAGAAAGAATGGTCAAAAGTGAAGAAGACCAAGAGGATCGGAATCCTTTTCGTGGGGACATGGATATGAGCCGCCGATCGTCTGCAACCAATCTGCTCGATCCAAGCCCGTTTGACGGCCCAAATATGTCTACCCTGGACTCGAACACCAATCGATCCACGTTCAAAGTTGGTGATCGAGACCAGAACGATTCTGCCTACAGTGGAAACATCCCTTCCGTACCTGGTTACGCTCAACCTTTTGCTCATCTGGACAGACCTTCGGACCCACCTCCCTCGCCTCCTTCGCCCGAAAAGAAGGTCGTTCCCGCACTTGCTGTGCCTCCTCCTAAACCTGATCGGAGTCATTTACTGGATTCGTCTTTCGATGAAGACCGAATGGCTTCTCGGCCAACACGATCACGAAGTGTGGATCAAATCTTGGAAACCAATTTGGATAGCGATTCGAGTTGGGATGACCCAGTGCCTCTTGGGTCGGTGAACAAGAGTCGGACCGAATCCAATCTGTTGGAGACAGATATGTAA
- the LOC131877160 gene encoding uncharacterized protein LOC131877160: MASKEDCALPAGILDIGELARKIQTRIEVVQRENQAKEVVLRALRDTVHEPITVRDRGKPGGGGHNITWTDLDLGTQEEHMISVGKERRATRIKFEGLSRGLKLVQESNALAKIIIKPDSTDHQEVVKLMIRLQNLIDEVNNLEDRKILTELDAQKAEIQLGHEFSRLYEEACSQADPNRGGAESEQELDEALKDEIKTLEKQLHAEQRRGQQMKVLVIKILMSTRIHEFEEDFREKITDMLNFCNKANFYFS; the protein is encoded by the exons ATGGCCAGTAAGGAAGACTGCGCACTTCCGGCCGGCATTCTCGACATTGGAGAGCTGGCTCGAAAGATCCAAACCCGGATCGAGGTCGTCCAACGGGAGAACCAAGCCAAGGAGGTGGTCTTACGAGCTCTCAGAG ATACGGTTCATGAACCGATTACGGTTCGTGATCGAGGCAAACCCGGCGGGGGCGGGCACAACATCACATGGACGGATTTAGACTTGGGTACGCAAGAGGAGCATATGATCTCGGTGGGCAAAGAGCGGAGAGCCACCCGAATTAAGTTCGAGGGATTGAGTCGTGGGTTGAAGCTCGTGCAGGAGTCCAATGCCTTGGCCAAGATTATCATTAAGCCCGACTCAACCGATCATCAGGAAGTGGTCAAATTGATGATACGTCTCCAGAATCTCATTGATGAAGTGAACAACTTGGAGGATCGAAAAATTCTAACTGAGCTTGATGCTCAAAAGGCCGAAATCCAACTCGGCCACGAATTTTCACGTCTTTATGAGGAGGCCTGCAGTCAAGCCGATCCGAATCGAGGAGGTGCAGAATCAGAACAAGAGCTCGATGAGGCCTTAAAAGATGAGATTAAAACTCTGGAAAAGCAACTCCATGCCGAACAAAGACGGGGCCAGCAAATGAA GGTGTTGGTGATCAAGATCCTAATGTCGACTCGGATCCACGAGTTTGAAGAAGATTTCAGAGAAAAAATCACCGACATGCTAAACTTCTGTAACAAGgcaaatttttatttttcttga